One region of Halohasta litchfieldiae genomic DNA includes:
- a CDS encoding DMT family transporter has translation MALNHRLLLRFLLVSIFFGGTFVAAKAGQAYMPPLLLVAVRFDVAAVVLLGYVVLTRSPSEWLPKTRADVAGILAAGVFAIGLANGLLFVGQGSVTSGIGAILFALVPIFAPLFASGLLSDERLSTGGAVGTLVGLVGVGLVIDITPATVVETFNGGAMVILAGAASLAFGTVLIRRADASLSSTVRTAWALPISAVLLHALSLGAGESPAAVDWTLGAILAVGYLSILAGAVAYILYFGLLDEIGATHTSLVFYVSPIFATLGGWLLLGESLSMTTVTGFGVVVIGFVIIGHESLAPVVRRTVARSTGRWQFEAFSQHENHKHD, from the coding sequence TTCGGTGGTACCTTCGTCGCGGCGAAAGCCGGACAGGCCTACATGCCGCCGCTGCTGCTCGTTGCGGTCCGATTTGATGTCGCTGCAGTGGTGCTGCTTGGCTACGTTGTACTGACTCGAAGTCCTTCGGAGTGGCTCCCGAAAACCCGTGCCGACGTTGCTGGCATCTTGGCGGCGGGGGTTTTCGCTATCGGCCTCGCCAACGGCCTGCTGTTCGTCGGGCAGGGGTCGGTAACCAGCGGTATCGGGGCGATCCTATTCGCACTCGTACCAATCTTCGCACCGCTGTTCGCCAGTGGACTGCTGAGCGACGAACGACTCTCGACCGGGGGCGCAGTCGGGACGCTCGTCGGTCTCGTCGGCGTCGGTCTCGTGATCGACATCACGCCCGCGACGGTCGTCGAGACGTTCAACGGCGGTGCGATGGTCATCCTCGCTGGCGCGGCCAGCCTCGCCTTCGGGACCGTGCTGATCCGCCGAGCTGACGCCTCGCTGTCGAGCACCGTACGGACTGCGTGGGCGCTGCCAATCAGTGCCGTCCTGCTCCACGCGCTCAGCCTCGGGGCCGGAGAGTCGCCCGCCGCCGTCGACTGGACGCTCGGCGCGATACTCGCTGTTGGCTACCTTAGCATCCTCGCAGGTGCGGTTGCCTACATCCTCTACTTCGGACTGCTCGACGAGATCGGTGCGACCCACACCAGTCTCGTCTTCTATGTGAGTCCGATCTTCGCCACGCTCGGTGGCTGGCTCCTGCTCGGTGAGTCGCTGTCGATGACAACAGTTACTGGCTTCGGGGTTGTCGTCATTGGCTTCGTCATCATCGGCCACGAGTCGCTCGCGCCGGTGGTCCGCCGGACGGTTGCCCGCTCGACTGGGCGCTGGCAGTTCGAGGCGTTCTCCCAACACGAGAACCACAAGCACGACTGA